The following coding sequences are from one Rhipicephalus microplus isolate Deutch F79 chromosome 3, USDA_Rmic, whole genome shotgun sequence window:
- the LOC119167564 gene encoding uncharacterized protein LOC119167564, translated as MWTNCLENLPHISNDTVADLINQAPTSSKQQTKSYAFAVEAYTLPSSVVTNACDTSLGIVYARATCYRSQKKSWRPYKVSLALKSDSGAVSDSTCECPAGAGGACSHILAALRLLVLLKQKGFKEAPPELSCTELPQQWRRPRRQGIRPMAVQNVDWRSPREGGMGMPMPVRLFDARAEEQKEQQHLEAIHSLGEDLQSLGTFDFAAILLAAGGPSVDIKLGPAPAGSALSYQQAKLPAGFTTWMSPSISQGAATVTPVPALTLFSDGASQPPLPGRVTAEEWRVLTEIQLSQEEARDLELNSRQQRLSERWRQARANRLTASTFGHVVRRQAWTEKGLRNLIEPKDLTHVRPVQYGIRNENMAKDRYIAVMNSYGHNVSVQHCGLVVDPVCPWLGATPDGLVYDPEELSYGVLEIKCPHSLKVSEPEEAKKRKFSLVFGENGEPQLDRDHEYYAQVLGQMALTGCLWGDFVVCSEKWIGIERIWFDRNEWEDMRKKLDAFFFEQMLPHLARR; from the exons ATGTGGACAAACTGTTTAGAAAACTTGCCGCATATATCGAACGACACTGTAGCGGACCTAATAAACCAGGCGCCGACGTCATCCAAGCAGCAAACAAAATCTTATGCCTTCGCCGTGGAAGCGTACACCTTGCCGTCGTCGGTTGTGACCAACGCCTGTGACACAAG TCTCGGGATTGTCTATGCACGTGCCACGTGCTACCGAAGCCAGAAGAAAAGTTGGCGGCCGTACAAAGTCAGCTTGGCTTTGAAAAGCGACAGTGGAGCAGTGTCAGATTCCACTTGTGAGTGCCCCGCTGGGGCTGGTGGTGCCTGCAGCCACATTCTTGCGGCTCTGCGCCTCCTTGTTCTGCTGAAGCAGAAGGGCTTCAAAGAGGCACCACCAGAGCTTTCATGCACCGAGTTGCCGCAGCAATGGAGGCGCCCCCGACGACAAGGCATCAGGCCTATGGCCGTGCAGAACGTGGACTGGCGGAGTCCACGTGAGGGTGGCATGGGCATGCCAATGCCCGTGCGACTTTTTGATGCGCGGGCTGAGGAGCAAAAGGAGCAGCAACACCTTGAAGCGATCCATAGCCTGGGAGAGGACCTCCAGAGCCTCGGGACCTTCGACTTTGCTGCCATTCTCCTTGCTGCTGGGGGGCCGTCAGTGGACATAAAGCTTGGGCCTGCGCCTGCGGGGTCTGCACTGTCGTACCAGCAGGCAAAACTCCCTGCAGGCTTCACTACGTGGATGTCACCCAGCATTTCGCAAGGGGCAGCCACCGTGACACCAGTGCCAGCTTTGACTCTGTTTAGTGACGGAGCCTCACAGCCACCCTTGCCCGGCAGAGTCACGGCTGAAGAATGGAGGGTGTTGACT GAGATCCAGCTGTCACAAGAAGAAGCTCGGGACCTCGAGCTGAACTCAAGGCAGCAGCGGCTCAGTGAACGCTGGCGACAGGCACGGGCCAATCGACTGACAGCGTCAACTTTCGGCCACGTCGTCAGGCGGCAGGCATGGACTGAGAAGGGCCTCCGTAACCTCATTGAGCCGAAGGACCTCACGCACGTCCGTCCGGTGCAATATGGCATAAGGAATGAGAACATGGCCAAAGATAGGTATATAGCTGTCATGAACAGCTACGGGCACAATGTGTCAGTGCAGCATTGCGGCCTTGTGGTAGACCCTGTGTGCCCTTGGTTGGGTGCAACACCAGACGGACTTGTGTACGACCCGGAAGAACTTTCATATGGTGTGTTGGAGATCAAGTGCCCCCATTCTCTGAAAGTCTCTGAGCCAGAGGAAGcgaagaaaagaaagttttcCTTGGTGTTCGGGGAAAATGGTGAACCGCAGCTGGACAGAGACCATGAGTATTATGCTCAGGTGCTTGGGCAGATGGCCCTCACTGGCTGCTTGTGGGGCGATTTTGTCGTGTGTTCGGAAAAGTGGATTGGTATTGAGCGCATTTGGTTCGACAGGAACGAGTGGGAGGATATGCGCAAAAAGCTTGATGCCTTCTTCTTTGAGCAAATGCTGCCCCATCTTGCCAGGCGGTAA
- the LOC119159781 gene encoding uncharacterized protein LOC119159781 has translation MIYKKWIVAIKRDEGPEFQVGKSTKVCSKHFRSSDFIPSVVSGRSLLRDSAVPSVIAFSKEKKERKPPKPRASPQVRSQNPVLGPGVLGDELMHSPDEVKAAPVVLDEPTGLNSSLEGENARLAETIKQKNNEIARLRDELCQIKEQLVAAKRIIGQLGFEKASLSCQLAAERERTAPFTVERFKDCDEDMLFYTGLPSYNHFKKLLVYLNPGDDGCNVLRSERTESSEPRSSRRRKRKLSTENELFLVLVRLRLGLFEDDLAHRFCIAQSTVSRICTLWINFLYAKLGLLPLWAPRRIVDATMPPEFKEKYSSTRVILDATEIQCEVPSFLSLQSTTYSPYKSSNTFKGLIGVLPNGLVAFVSELFTGSSSDRECVIRSGFLDLKFDVEDAVMADKGFRIEDLLEKNGVKLNLPPFLKGGTFSPEEVKSTKEIAALRIHVEWRIQRIKAFHIFDRPIPLTLAPLINQIWTVTAILSNFQSSLMQQSSGKPQQEP, from the coding sequence ATGATATACAAGAAGTGGATTGTTGCGATCAAGAGGGATGAAGGCCCGGAATTTCAAGTCGGCAAGTCAACGAAGGTCTGCTCGAAGCATTTCAGGTCATCGGACTTTATACCTAGCGTTGTGAGTGGCCGCAGCCTCCTTCGGGACTCGGCAGTTCCGTCAGTTATTGCTTTTtccaaggaaaagaaagaacGGAAGCCCCCAAAGCCACGTGCTTCACCACAAGTAAGAAGCCAAAACCCGGTTCTAGGCCCAGGAGTGCTAGGCGATGAGCTTATGCATAGCCCAGATGAAGTGAAGGCAGCACCGGTAGTTCTAGACGAACCCACTGGGCTCAACAGCTCACTTGAAGGTGAAAATGCACGTTTGGCCGAAAcgataaaacagaaaaacaacgaaatcgcgcGGCTCCGAGACGAGCTTTGCCAAATAAAGGAGCAGCTTGTTGCTGCAAAAAGAATCATCGGGCAACTGGGCTTCGAAAAGGCGTCTTTGAGTTgccaacttgctgctgaaagagaACGAACGGCTCCCTTCACAGTGGAACGGTTCAAGGACTGCGACGAAGACATGCTATTTTACACTGGGCTGCCAAGCTACAACCATTTCAAGAAACTTCTGGTCTACTTGAACCCCGGTGATGATGGGTGCAACGTTCTACGTTCAGAACGTACAGAAAGCAGTGAACCCAGATCATCGCGAAGGCGGAAGAGAAAACTAAGCACGGAAAATGAGCTGTTTTTGGTGCTAGTCCGACTGCGCCTCGGCCTGTTTGAAGATGATTTGGCTCACAGGTTCTGCATTGCCCAGTCAACTGTGTCCCGAATATGCACATTGTGGATTAACTTCCTGTATGCCAAACTAGGCCTGTTACCTCTGTGGGCTCCTAGAAGAATTGTAGATGCTACAATGCCACCCGAGTTTAAGGAAAAGTATTCATCGACTCGAGTAATCCTGGACGCCACGGAAATACAGTGCGAGGTGCCATCATTCTTGTCCCTACAGTCTACAACGTACTCCCCATACAAGTCGAGCAACACATTCAAGGGACTCATCGGCGTCCTGCCTAATGGCCTTGTCGCCTTTGTGTCAGAGCTTTTCACAGGATCCAGCTCAGACAGAGAGTGTGTGATTAGGAGTGGTTTTTTAGACTTGAAGTTTGACGTCGAAGATGCTGTTATGGCAGATAAGGGCTTTCGCATCGAAGATCTCTTGGAAAAGAATGGAGTGAAATTGAACCTGCCGCCGTTCCTGAAGGGTGGCACATTCTCACCTGAGGAAGTGAAATCTACAAAGGAGATTGCTGCTTTGCGGATACACGTGGAGTGGCGGATACAGCGGATAAAGGCATTTCACATTTTTGATAGACCCATACCGTTAACCTTGGCTCCACTGATTAACCAAATTTGGACTGTGACGGCAATCCTGAGCAACTTCCAGTCTTCTCTCATGCAACAGTCAAGTGGCAAACCGCAACAAGAGCCTTAG